From the Musa acuminata AAA Group cultivar baxijiao chromosome BXJ3-7, Cavendish_Baxijiao_AAA, whole genome shotgun sequence genome, one window contains:
- the LOC135584170 gene encoding protein REVEILLE 5-like isoform X2 produces MVSVNAKVAQGGGGREAAASSVVFFPHDLPGLSSMALPGAAGLLTPAAAAAEDPSKKVRKPYTITKSRESWTEQEHDKFLEALQLFDRDWKKIEAFVGSKTVIQIRSHAQKYFLKVQKTGTSEHVPPPRPKRKASHPYPQKAPKNASQISQGTTPLQTSCLLEPGYTFAIDTSSTPRSSTANGPMPSGVHKLHPVSTSHLTTGGAGPSGALAVNNCCSSSTISRTTWPNCDLADQENHVTTLRDFAQVYSFLGSVFDPSTTGHLQRLKEMDPIDVETVLLLMRNLSINLNSPDFEAHRRVLSSCNDDNEEDAKSGIANNISRTSETVAPFMVKGE; encoded by the exons ATGGTGTCTGTTAACGCCAAGGTAGCCCAAGGCGGCGGCGGACGAGAAGCAGCAGCGTCGTCGGTGGTCTTCTTCCCCCACGACCTCCCGGGCCTCTCCTCCATGGCCCTCCCTGGCGCGGCCGGCCTCCTGACCCCCGCAGCTGCCGCTGCGGAGGACCCCAGCAAGAAGGTCCGGAAGCCCTACACCATCACCAAGTCCCGCGAGAGCTGGACCGAGCAGGAGCACGACAAGTTCCTCGAAGCCCTCCAACT tTTTGACCGTGACTGGAAAAAGATAGAAGCATTTGTTGGCTCAAAGACCGTCATCCAG ATAAGGAGCCATGCACAGAAGTACTTTTTGAAGGTTCAGAAGACTGGTACAAGTGAACATGTACCTCCACCTCGGCCTAAGCGAAAAGCATCTCATCCATATCCACAGAAAGCACCTAAAAATG CTTCACAGATATCTCAAGGCACTACTCCACTCCAGACTTCCTGTTTGCTTGAACCAGGCTATACTTTTGCAATAGATACATCTTCCACGCCCAGAAGCTCTACCGCAAATGGGCCAATGCCTTCTGGAGTTCACAAATTGCATCCTGTCAGTACATCTCATCTGACAACAG GTGGCGCAGGACCTTCTGGAGCATTGGCGGTAAACAATTGCTGCTCTAGCAGCACGATAAGTCGGACAACCTGGCCTAATTGTGATTTGGCTGATCAAGAAAATCATGTCACAACTCTTCGTG ACTTTGCTCAGGTGTACAGCTTTCTTGGAAGTGTCTTTGATCCTAGCACTACTGGTCACCTGCAAAGACTGAAAGAGATGGATCCCATTGATGTTGAAACA GTGTTGTTGTTGATGAGGAACTTATCTATCAACTTGAATAGCCCCGACTTTGAAGCCCAT AGAAGGGTACTCTCATCATGCAATGATGACAACGAGGAGGATGCGAAATCTGGTATTGCTAATAACATATCTAGAACTAGTGAAACTGTTGCTCCATTTAT GGTTAAAGGTGAATGA
- the LOC135584170 gene encoding protein REVEILLE 5-like isoform X1 has product MVSVNAKVAQGGGGREAAASSVVFFPHDLPGLSSMALPGAAGLLTPAAAAAEDPSKKVRKPYTITKSRESWTEQEHDKFLEALQLFDRDWKKIEAFVGSKTVIQIRSHAQKYFLKVQKTGTSEHVPPPRPKRKASHPYPQKAPKNASQISQGTTPLQTSCLLEPGYTFAIDTSSTPRSSTANGPMPSGVHKLHPVSTSHLTTGGAGPSGALAVNNCCSSSTISRTTWPNCDLADQENHVTTLRVMPDFAQVYSFLGSVFDPSTTGHLQRLKEMDPIDVETVLLLMRNLSINLNSPDFEAHRRVLSSCNDDNEEDAKSGIANNISRTSETVAPFMVKGE; this is encoded by the exons ATGGTGTCTGTTAACGCCAAGGTAGCCCAAGGCGGCGGCGGACGAGAAGCAGCAGCGTCGTCGGTGGTCTTCTTCCCCCACGACCTCCCGGGCCTCTCCTCCATGGCCCTCCCTGGCGCGGCCGGCCTCCTGACCCCCGCAGCTGCCGCTGCGGAGGACCCCAGCAAGAAGGTCCGGAAGCCCTACACCATCACCAAGTCCCGCGAGAGCTGGACCGAGCAGGAGCACGACAAGTTCCTCGAAGCCCTCCAACT tTTTGACCGTGACTGGAAAAAGATAGAAGCATTTGTTGGCTCAAAGACCGTCATCCAG ATAAGGAGCCATGCACAGAAGTACTTTTTGAAGGTTCAGAAGACTGGTACAAGTGAACATGTACCTCCACCTCGGCCTAAGCGAAAAGCATCTCATCCATATCCACAGAAAGCACCTAAAAATG CTTCACAGATATCTCAAGGCACTACTCCACTCCAGACTTCCTGTTTGCTTGAACCAGGCTATACTTTTGCAATAGATACATCTTCCACGCCCAGAAGCTCTACCGCAAATGGGCCAATGCCTTCTGGAGTTCACAAATTGCATCCTGTCAGTACATCTCATCTGACAACAG GTGGCGCAGGACCTTCTGGAGCATTGGCGGTAAACAATTGCTGCTCTAGCAGCACGATAAGTCGGACAACCTGGCCTAATTGTGATTTGGCTGATCAAGAAAATCATGTCACAACTCTTCGTG TTATGCCAGACTTTGCTCAGGTGTACAGCTTTCTTGGAAGTGTCTTTGATCCTAGCACTACTGGTCACCTGCAAAGACTGAAAGAGATGGATCCCATTGATGTTGAAACA GTGTTGTTGTTGATGAGGAACTTATCTATCAACTTGAATAGCCCCGACTTTGAAGCCCAT AGAAGGGTACTCTCATCATGCAATGATGACAACGAGGAGGATGCGAAATCTGGTATTGCTAATAACATATCTAGAACTAGTGAAACTGTTGCTCCATTTAT GGTTAAAGGTGAATGA
- the LOC135584170 gene encoding protein REVEILLE 5-like isoform X3, translating into MVSVNAKVAQGGGGREAAASSVVFFPHDLPGLSSMALPGAAGLLTPAAAAAEDPSKKVRKPYTITKSRESWTEQEHDKFLEALQLFDRDWKKIEAFVGSKTVIQIRSHAQKYFLKVQKTGTSEHVPPPRPKRKASHPYPQKAPKNASQISQGTTPLQTSCLLEPGYTFAIDTSSTPRSSTANGPMPSGVHKLHPVSTSHLTTGGAGPSGALAVNNCCSSSTISRTTWPNCDLADQENHVTTLRVMPDFAQVYSFLGSVFDPSTTGHLQRLKEMDPIDVETVLLLMRNLSINLNSPDFEAHRRVLSSCNDDNEEDAKSGLKVNEC; encoded by the exons ATGGTGTCTGTTAACGCCAAGGTAGCCCAAGGCGGCGGCGGACGAGAAGCAGCAGCGTCGTCGGTGGTCTTCTTCCCCCACGACCTCCCGGGCCTCTCCTCCATGGCCCTCCCTGGCGCGGCCGGCCTCCTGACCCCCGCAGCTGCCGCTGCGGAGGACCCCAGCAAGAAGGTCCGGAAGCCCTACACCATCACCAAGTCCCGCGAGAGCTGGACCGAGCAGGAGCACGACAAGTTCCTCGAAGCCCTCCAACT tTTTGACCGTGACTGGAAAAAGATAGAAGCATTTGTTGGCTCAAAGACCGTCATCCAG ATAAGGAGCCATGCACAGAAGTACTTTTTGAAGGTTCAGAAGACTGGTACAAGTGAACATGTACCTCCACCTCGGCCTAAGCGAAAAGCATCTCATCCATATCCACAGAAAGCACCTAAAAATG CTTCACAGATATCTCAAGGCACTACTCCACTCCAGACTTCCTGTTTGCTTGAACCAGGCTATACTTTTGCAATAGATACATCTTCCACGCCCAGAAGCTCTACCGCAAATGGGCCAATGCCTTCTGGAGTTCACAAATTGCATCCTGTCAGTACATCTCATCTGACAACAG GTGGCGCAGGACCTTCTGGAGCATTGGCGGTAAACAATTGCTGCTCTAGCAGCACGATAAGTCGGACAACCTGGCCTAATTGTGATTTGGCTGATCAAGAAAATCATGTCACAACTCTTCGTG TTATGCCAGACTTTGCTCAGGTGTACAGCTTTCTTGGAAGTGTCTTTGATCCTAGCACTACTGGTCACCTGCAAAGACTGAAAGAGATGGATCCCATTGATGTTGAAACA GTGTTGTTGTTGATGAGGAACTTATCTATCAACTTGAATAGCCCCGACTTTGAAGCCCAT AGAAGGGTACTCTCATCATGCAATGATGACAACGAGGAGGATGCGAAATCTG GGTTAAAGGTGAATGAATGTTAA